Proteins from a genomic interval of Streptomyces sp. NBC_00820:
- a CDS encoding aldo/keto reductase encodes MALDQVLPQRIGFGTAPLGNMFRAVPDEEVSATLDAAWDQGIRYFDSAPLYGAGLAEIRLGELLSQKPRDEFVLSSKVGRVILDEVEPGSRDLGDKGDLFAHGRRNKILHDWTGDATERSIEGSLERLGVDRLDIVWVHDIAQDFYGDLWLSKFEEARTGAFRVLSRLRDEGVIKAWGLGVNRTEPIELTLELDEPKPDGFLLAGRYTLLDHAHALQRLLPMAEQQDVGMVVGGPYSSGILAGGTHFEYQDAPPEIIERVKRIKEIADRHGVSIKAAALQFSLAHPVSNAVIPGATKPSRITEDLAALHEEIPVEFWRELREADLVSPLAPLPGGV; translated from the coding sequence ATGGCCCTCGACCAAGTCCTCCCGCAGCGCATCGGCTTCGGCACGGCCCCCCTGGGGAACATGTTCCGCGCCGTCCCGGACGAAGAGGTGTCGGCGACGCTGGACGCCGCCTGGGACCAGGGCATCCGCTATTTCGACTCGGCCCCGCTGTACGGAGCCGGGCTCGCCGAGATCCGCCTGGGTGAACTGCTGTCCCAGAAGCCGCGGGACGAGTTCGTGCTGTCCTCGAAGGTGGGCCGGGTGATTCTCGACGAGGTCGAACCCGGGAGCCGGGATCTGGGGGACAAGGGCGACCTGTTCGCGCACGGAAGGCGCAACAAGATCCTGCACGACTGGACGGGCGACGCCACCGAGCGCTCCATCGAAGGCAGCCTGGAACGCCTCGGAGTGGACCGGCTGGACATCGTCTGGGTGCACGACATCGCCCAGGACTTCTACGGCGACCTGTGGCTGAGCAAGTTCGAGGAAGCACGGACCGGAGCCTTCCGGGTGCTGTCCCGGCTGCGGGACGAGGGCGTCATCAAGGCCTGGGGGCTCGGGGTCAACCGCACCGAACCCATCGAGCTCACCCTCGAACTGGACGAGCCGAAGCCCGACGGCTTCCTGCTGGCCGGCCGGTACACCCTCCTGGACCACGCGCACGCCTTGCAGCGACTGCTGCCCATGGCCGAGCAGCAGGACGTCGGCATGGTCGTGGGCGGCCCCTACAGTTCCGGCATCCTCGCCGGCGGTACCCACTTCGAGTACCAGGACGCGCCCCCGGAGATCATCGAGCGGGTCAAGCGCATCAAGGAGATCGCCGACCGGCACGGTGTCTCGATCAAGGCCGCCGCGCTCCAGTTCTCCCTCGCCCATCCGGTGAGCAACGCCGTCATCCCCGGCGCGACCAAGCCCAGCCGCATCACCGAGGACCTCGCCGCACTGCACGAGGAGATCCCCGTCGAGTTCTGGCGAGAACTCCGTGAGGCGGACCTCGTGAGCCCCCTGGCACCCCTGCCGGGCGGCGTCTGA
- a CDS encoding type 1 glutamine amidotransferase domain-containing protein: MAKILFVLTGASYWTLRDGHRHPTGYWAEEFVAPYTVFTKDGHQVTVASPGGVVPVVDTMSLRPSMVGGEDNALALEAAIEAADELRHPVPLDEVDLDDFDAVYYPGGHGPMEDLAVDADSGRLLREALDSGKPLGIVCHAPAAILATRDDNGDTPFAGYRVAGFSNEEEAGVGFADRAKWLLEDELKKLPTDYSRGPAWEPYTVVDRTLYTGQNPASSGPLAEEILKVLT, translated from the coding sequence ATGGCCAAAATCCTCTTCGTGCTGACCGGTGCGAGTTACTGGACGTTGCGGGACGGTCACCGGCACCCGACCGGCTACTGGGCCGAGGAGTTCGTCGCCCCGTACACCGTGTTCACCAAGGACGGCCATCAGGTCACCGTCGCCTCGCCGGGGGGTGTCGTGCCGGTCGTGGACACGATGAGCCTGCGGCCCAGCATGGTCGGCGGCGAGGACAACGCACTGGCGCTGGAAGCCGCGATCGAGGCCGCGGACGAACTGCGCCACCCCGTCCCCCTCGACGAGGTGGACCTCGATGACTTCGACGCGGTCTACTATCCCGGCGGTCACGGCCCGATGGAGGACCTGGCCGTCGACGCGGACTCCGGCCGACTGCTGCGCGAGGCGCTGGACTCCGGCAAGCCTCTCGGCATCGTCTGCCACGCTCCGGCCGCGATCCTCGCGACCCGTGACGACAACGGTGACACTCCTTTCGCCGGCTATCGCGTGGCCGGGTTCAGCAACGAGGAGGAGGCGGGTGTCGGTTTCGCCGACAGGGCCAAGTGGCTGCTGGAGGACGAGCTGAAGAAGCTGCCCACCGACTACTCGCGGGGGCCGGCGTGGGAGCCGTACACAGTGGTGGACCGCACCCTTTACACGGGACAGAACCCCGCGTCCTCCGGACCGCTCGCCGAGGAGATCCTCAAGGTCCTCACCTGA
- a CDS encoding SRPBCC family protein gives MASTSVSRIVPASPEHVWRLIGGFDSLPDWLPFIPSSTLEDGGRMRRLSDAEGQTIVERLISFDEEQRFYSYSIVEAPFPVTDYLSTLRVYAVTGDDAVSEVQWSGRFTPRDVPDADVVALFTGIYSDGLEALRKALG, from the coding sequence ATGGCATCCACATCGGTGAGCCGGATCGTCCCGGCCTCCCCCGAACACGTATGGCGGCTGATCGGCGGCTTCGATTCGCTGCCGGACTGGCTCCCGTTCATCCCCTCCAGCACGCTGGAGGACGGTGGCCGCATGAGAAGGCTCAGCGACGCGGAGGGCCAGACCATCGTCGAACGGCTGATCTCGTTCGACGAGGAGCAGCGCTTCTACAGTTACTCCATCGTCGAAGCCCCCTTCCCCGTGACCGACTACCTGTCCACCCTGCGCGTCTACGCCGTCACCGGGGACGACGCGGTCAGCGAGGTGCAGTGGTCGGGACGGTTCACGCCGCGGGACGTCCCGGACGCCGACGTCGTCGCTCTCTTCACCGGGATCTACAGCGACGGCCTGGAGGCGCTGCGGAAGGCACTGGGCTGA